One bacterium BMS3Abin08 genomic window, CGGTGTTGCAGCTTCAGAGGCGGTATGTCGATCTCAAACAGAAGGACAAGGAACTGACGGAGTCCGAGATAAAGTTCCGCTCCCTTGTTGAGCACTCCCTCGTTGGTATATACATAATCCAGGACGGCCTTTTCAGGTATGTAAACCCCAGGTTCTGCGATATCTTCGGATACAGCTCTGTAGAAATAATGGACGAGAAAGGTCCCCGGGACCTCACTTATCCGGAGGATTGGCCCATGGTTGAGAAGAACCTTAACCTGAGGCTTGAAGGTGAGGCTGAATCCCTTGACTACACGTTCAGGGCTGTAAGGGCAGACGGCCGGGTGATCCATGTCGAGGTCTACGGGGTGAGGCTGATATACGGGGGAAGGCCTGCCGTTATAGGTATGCTCCTTGACATAACGGACCGGTTGAACCTCGAAGAGCAGCTCAGACAGTCGCAGAGGCTTGAGTCTCTCGGGCTGTTTGCAGGCGGGGTCGCCCATGACTTCAATAACATACTTACCGCCATAACAGGGTATGCCTCGCTCCTCGGGATGAAACTGAAAGACCGTGACCTTAAGGACAAGATAGATCAGATTCTCAGGGCTTCAGACCGGGCAGCCACGTTGACCCATGGACTCCTTGCCTTCAGCCGTAAACAGATCCTTGAGCCGAGGTCTTTATTCCTGAGGTCCGTTGTCGGTGACTTTGAGAAGATCCTGAGAAGACTGATCCCTGAAACTATTGAGTTAAGGACCGACCTTGGTGAGACGATGCCGGTCATGGCCGATAAAGGACAGGTTGAACAGGTGATAATGAATCTCATAACAAACGCCAGGGATGCAATGCCGGAAGGTGGTGAAATAATAATTGAGACATTTGATTCGGTTTTTGATGAGGAGTATCTCAGTGCCCATCCCTGGATAAAGAGAAAAGGAAGGTTTACCTGCCTCTCCATCTCGGATACGGGCGAGGGGATGGAAGACGAGGTGAAGTCCCGGGTCTTCGAGCCCTTTTTCACCACAAAGGAGGTTGGTAAAGGCACGGGGCTCGGGCTTCCCACGGTGTATGGGATAGTGAAGCAGCATGGAGGTTTCATACACCTCTATTCCGAGAAGGGCAGGGGTACGACATTCAAGATATACCTCCCCGTTACCGAAGCGGAACCCTGTGAGACCGAGAGGGAGACTGTGTCAGTACTGTCTGACGGGACAGAGAGGATACTGGTTGCAGAGGATGACGAGATTGTGAGATCAATGGCCTGCGAGGTCCTTAAAGAGAGGGGTTATGAGGTTACATC contains:
- a CDS encoding blue-light-activated protein, with amino-acid sequence MKEGSLHFGKERGDGLKGHFKVRLLTLIKRSLPLFVLLFTSILLSSLWYSGKKHEEQLLRRALLTSLETSKVRLSEAIRTRIFAMKSLTEHIQSHLRAGEFDRDLFYMVTAPVYKSFGGFRAINWIDRRGVITWVYPLQSNRGAVGKEIGKHPRKSVVETFDQVRSSGAYSITPVVDLFQGGPGVATYFPVKNRDGSVEGYVNGVLRIIPLIETALAGKVEGNYRISQGGIPLVSTGEPEGDVLETELSLKNLKLLIQVWPDNELVAAYLGTHSIWVLFILLLVSIVLSYAVLQLQRRYVDLKQKDKELTESEIKFRSLVEHSLVGIYIIQDGLFRYVNPRFCDIFGYSSVEIMDEKGPRDLTYPEDWPMVEKNLNLRLEGEAESLDYTFRAVRADGRVIHVEVYGVRLIYGGRPAVIGMLLDITDRLNLEEQLRQSQRLESLGLFAGGVAHDFNNILTAITGYASLLGMKLKDRDLKDKIDQILRASDRAATLTHGLLAFSRKQILEPRSLFLRSVVGDFEKILRRLIPETIELRTDLGETMPVMADKGQVEQVIMNLITNARDAMPEGGEIIIETFDSVFDEEYLSAHPWIKRKGRFTCLSISDTGEGMEDEVKSRVFEPFFTTKEVGKGTGLGLPTVYGIVKQHGGFIHLYSEKGRGTTFKIYLPVTEAEPCETERETVSVLSDGTERILVAEDDEIVRSMACEVLKERGYEVTSVKDGVEAVEIIRERKDQIDLLVLDVVMPLKGGRDVLEEARGLGYSGGVLFISGYTVNAIHKDFFLEEGLNFLTKPFDLQEFLRKVRYVLDSGSDE